A portion of the Archocentrus centrarchus isolate MPI-CPG fArcCen1 chromosome 19, fArcCen1, whole genome shotgun sequence genome contains these proteins:
- the LOC115798628 gene encoding pleckstrin homology domain-containing family S member 1, whose protein sequence is MKSHNSGGMSAFYKPPKEVTEVRAGYLQKSPPLKLLTTEKSWKRRYFILFKLSETEYQLKYFRSKEENEKPLGEIKLSQISELHVSPQFHSKWSWIQKSFKSSPSCVLFIKTPEREYFLIGENSEDVDHWLSDLLDAMKNSPRKLGSSEELPNGQAIVEAPLKIRSQSDPSSNNLEITEKPEEQEDPKRRVSEPVHPIYEIPRPITQKDANRGEPRSGPRHSSVDSLCVTVTNIKLNEESDQPEDKEVAKVNTSTTLLRTVNQVFDKMKTQVSPLSPCAEETDAADNSKRWSTDSSSSSSTDHGAPSPEEILDTPEKQDSNESIDRDTEKKEKSLRRKITLTEVNGKESADHTTEERDIVVNQMDLKKHLSLTEVDGKPRVSAWTGHPQTVCVFHKDDLILAVNDLHISGVEEFNMFISKSLKNEVKVTILHHLGNQPLHLPNSACTDGVHNAD, encoded by the exons ATGAAGAGCCACAACTCAG GTGGAATGTCTGCATTTTATAAACCACCCAAAGAAGTGACAGAAGTAAGAGCTGGATACCTGCAGAAGTCTCCTCCCTTAAAACTACTGACAACAGAG AAATCATGGAAGAGGCGTTACTTCATCCTGTTCAAGCTTAGTGAGACAGAATATCAGCTCAAGTACTTCAGaagtaaagaagaaaatgaaaagccGCTTGGGGAAATAAAATTGTCACA GATCTCAGAGTTGCATGTGAGCCCGCAGTTTCATTCGAAATGGAGCTGGATCCAGAAAAGCTTCAAGTCCTCCCCATCCTGTGTGCTCTTCATTAAGACTCCGGAACGAGAATACTTCCTTATCGGGGAGAACAG TGAGGATGTGGATCACTGGCTCTCTGATCTGCTTGATGCAATGAAGAACTCGCCACGTAAATTGGGCTCTTCAGAG GAGCTCCCTAACGGGCAGGCAATAGTTGAG GCACCACTAAAAATACGGTCGCAGTCTGATCCATCCTCAAACAATTTGGAGATCACTGAAAAGCCTGAG GAGCAGGAGGATCCTAAAAGACGTGTATCTGAGCCTGTGCATCCAATCTATGAGATTCCAAGACCTATAACACAAAAG GATGCAAATAGAGGTGAGCCAAGAAGTGGGCCACGACACAGTAGTGTGGACTCACT ATGTGTAACAGTGACCAACATTAAATTGAATGAAGAATCAGATCAGCCAGA GGACAAGGAAGTTGCAAAGGTTAACACCAGCACCACACTGCTGAGAACGGTCAATCAGGTCTTTGACAAAATGAAGACACAGGTGTCACCACTGTCCCCGTGTGCTGAGGAGACAGATGCTGCCGACAACAG TAAACGGTGGTCAACAgattccagcagcagcagctctactgaCCATGGTGCCCCATCTCCTGAGGAGATACTGGACACACCAGAAAAACAAGACTCCAATGAGAG TATTGACAGAGACAccgagaagaaagagaaaagtctGAGAAGAAAGATCACACTAACAGaagtaaatggaaaagaaag tGCTGATCACACCACAGAAGAGAGGGATATTGTAGTGAACCAAATGGACCTTAAAAAACACCTGAGCCTAACAGAGGTGGATGGGAAGCCCAG AGTGTCCGCGTGGACGGGACATCCACAGACCGTGTGCGTGTTCCACAAAGACGACCTGATCCTGGCAGTTAATGACTTGCATATCAGCGGTGTGGAGGAGTTCAACATGTTTATCAGCAAGTCACTCAAGAATGAG GTGAAAGTCACCATCCTGCATCACCTCGGAAACCAGCCTCTGCACCTGCCAAACTCCGCCTGCACTGACGGAGTGCACAATGCTGATTAG